The following DNA comes from Candidatus Firestonebacteria bacterium RIFOXYD2_FULL_39_29.
TGGTAGAATTATTATCCGTAATTCTATATATAGTAATGATTTGTCGCCACTGGACCCGGAATGTGATTGTTATACCTGTAAAAACTTCACAAAATCGTATTTAAGGCACCTTATAAACATGGGAGAATACACGGCAAAGCAACTGAATACTTTACATAACCTCGCATTTATGATAAAATTACTAGCTACTATTAAAACAGCTATTAAAGAAGATCGCTTCCTTGAAGCCAAGGATGCTTTCTTTAAAAAATACGAAAGCAGCAAGGAAAGCAAAGACAGTAAGTGAAGCAAGTGCAGAAAGCGCAGTAGAAGAAGTAAAGGAAGTAAAAAAGGTTTGTATCAGTGGAATCCTGAAGCCTTGTAATCAGTGGAATCTATTTCGTAGGAGGAGTTATTAAATGTCTACAGTGATCAGAATGGTAAGAACGGGAACGACTAAGAAACCGAGGTATAGAATTGTTGTTGCCGACCACAGGTTCCCGAGAGACGGAAGGAATATAGAAATACTTGGAAGCTACAACCCGTTTGACAGAGTGAAAGGTTTGATAATCGACAGGGTGAAAGTTGACGAGTGGGTAAAAAAAGGCGCGAGACTGTCTAACACCGTATTAAAGCTTCTTAAGAATACTAAAACAGCTTAATGCATGTCGACATAATTACAATATTCCCTTCAATGTTTGACTCGGTGCTTGGTTCAAGCATTCTTAAAAGGGCCATAGAAAAAGGGAAGTTGGAAGTAACGGTACATAATTTAAGAGATTACGCGGAAGATAAACACAATACTACCGATGACGCACCGTACGGCGGCGGGGCGGGAATGGTGATGAAGGTAGAGCCGATCGCGAAGTGCTTAAAGAATGTAGAAAAAAAGAAAAAAGGTTTTAAGATCCTTTTAACGCCGGCGGGTAAAAAGTTTGACCAGGATATGGCAAAAAAATTAGCCAGAAAAAAGAATCTGATTTTTGTTTGCGGGCATTATGAAGGGTTTGACGAGAGGGTTAAGGATTATATCGACGAAGAAGTTTCAATCGGAGATTATGTCCTGACCGGCGGGGAAATACCGGCGATGCTTATTGTTGACGCCGTTATGAGGCTCCTTCCGGGAGTGC
Coding sequences within:
- a CDS encoding 30S ribosomal protein S16: MSTVIRMVRTGTTKKPRYRIVVADHRFPRDGRNIEILGSYNPFDRVKGLIIDRVKVDEWVKKGARLSNTVLKLLKNTKTA
- a CDS encoding tRNA (guanosine(37)-N1)-methyltransferase TrmD, which gives rise to MHVDIITIFPSMFDSVLGSSILKRAIEKGKLEVTVHNLRDYAEDKHNTTDDAPYGGGAGMVMKVEPIAKCLKNVEKKKKGFKILLTPAGKKFDQDMAKKLARKKNLIFVCGHYEGFDERVKDYIDEEVSIGDYVLTGGEIPAMLIVDAVMRLLPGVLGNKESAKNESFMEGLLDYPHYTRPADYKGKKVPEVLLSGNHEKIAKWRREESLKLTKEKRPDLLAKANKLSKGVYISVLC